One Glycine soja cultivar W05 chromosome 2, ASM419377v2, whole genome shotgun sequence genomic region harbors:
- the LOC114379420 gene encoding glutathione S-transferase U17-like, with amino-acid sequence MAQRDLRLLGAWFSPFVLRVQIALNLKGLDYEVVEETLNPKSELLLKSNPVHKKIPVFFHGDKVICESAIIVEYIDEVWSNNALSILPQNAYDRANARFWVSYIDDKWVTSLKSVLLAGDDDEAKKSHFVEMEEALERMEEVFNKCSEGKTYFGGDTIGIVDIVFGSLWSWMRVIEEMNGRKVFDEAKNPSLAKWAETFSADAAVKGVLPETHKLVEYAESLKKRWAAAAAK; translated from the exons ATGGCTCAAAGGGACTTGAGGCTTTTGGGTGCTTGGTTCAGTCCATTTGTCCTGAGGGTGCAGATTGCCCTTAACCTCAAGGGTTTGGATTATGAGGTTGTTGAAGAGACTTTGAATCCCAAAAGTGAATTGCTTCTTAAGTCCAACCCTGTGCACAAGAAAATCCCAGTTTTCTTCCATGGAGATAAAGTCATATGTGAATCTGCAATCATAGTTGAGTACATAGATGAGGTTTGGTCCAACAATGCTCTCTCCATCCTTCCACAAAATGCATATGATCGAGCTAATGCCCGATTTTGGGTTTCTTACATCGATGACAAG TGGGTTACGTCCTTGAAAAGTGTTCTACTGGCTGGAGATGACGACGAGGCAAAGAAATCACACTTTGTGGAAATGGAAGAAGCACTTGAGAGGATGGAAGAAGTGTTCAACAAGTGCAGTGAAGGAAAGACATACTTTGGAGGGGATACAATTGGAATTGTTGACATTGTTTTTGGGAGCCTTTGGAGTTGGATGAGAGTGATAGAAGAGATGAATGGAAGAAAAGTGTTTGATGAAGCAAAGAACCCTTCTTTGGCTAAATGGGCTGAAACGTTTTCTGCTGATGCTGCTGTGAAGGGTGTTCTTCCAGAGACTCACAAGCTTGTTGAGTATGCCGAGAGTCTTAAGAAAAGATGGGCTGCTGCAGCTGCAAAGTAA